One region of Pseudomonas glycinae genomic DNA includes:
- a CDS encoding amidase family protein produces MYRQFSIEQLVNGFRRGELCLDTWQQALRERHDRAQHLHSFITFDPALFAYTPDADRQAPLYGLPVSFKDNINVSGMPTTAGTPGLADYRPQHDAGIVARFKQLGARVVGKNNMHELSFGVTSANHTYGAVINPANELHGAGGSSGGCAAAVAAGLVPCAVGTDTGGSVRIPAAFCGVVGMRPTTGEYPADGIVPVSQTKDTPGLLTRTVEDCRFVHGQLSGRHLPALPEDRALRIGIPERFLWADLDNNVSRDCRAAIDALASAGMEIVAVDDTVIGEINECIQFPLPIYEFFIDFPRFLMKEGRGAEFLDILARIGDPGIKKILTAQLQNPAISYTDYVQALMGKVRLEQEYRQLFSHHQLDLLAYPTVSCSAPLLADCADESHFERFVRNTDPASNLAAPSMTVPVAAKGSLPVGLSFDALPGQDGFLLQAVSRLSPLLNIR; encoded by the coding sequence ATGTACAGACAGTTTTCCATCGAACAACTCGTCAACGGATTTCGCCGTGGCGAGCTCTGCCTCGACACTTGGCAGCAAGCCCTGCGCGAGCGCCATGACCGGGCGCAGCATCTGCACAGTTTCATCACCTTCGACCCCGCGCTGTTCGCCTACACGCCGGACGCGGATCGCCAGGCGCCGCTGTACGGGCTGCCGGTATCCTTCAAGGACAACATCAATGTCAGCGGCATGCCGACCACCGCCGGCACTCCTGGCCTGGCCGATTACCGGCCGCAGCACGATGCCGGTATCGTGGCGCGCTTCAAGCAACTGGGCGCGCGGGTGGTGGGCAAGAACAACATGCACGAACTGTCGTTCGGCGTGACGTCGGCCAACCACACCTACGGCGCGGTCATCAACCCGGCCAACGAGCTGCATGGCGCCGGTGGCAGCAGCGGTGGCTGTGCCGCCGCTGTCGCCGCCGGGCTGGTGCCCTGCGCGGTAGGCACTGATACAGGCGGCTCGGTGCGTATACCGGCGGCGTTCTGCGGCGTCGTCGGGATGCGCCCGACGACCGGCGAATACCCGGCCGACGGCATCGTCCCGGTCTCGCAGACCAAGGACACACCAGGCCTGCTGACGCGTACAGTGGAAGACTGCCGGTTCGTCCACGGCCAACTGAGCGGCCGACACCTGCCAGCACTGCCCGAAGATCGCGCTCTGCGCATCGGAATTCCCGAGCGTTTCCTCTGGGCCGACCTGGACAACAACGTCAGCCGCGATTGCCGTGCCGCCATCGATGCGCTCGCCAGCGCCGGCATGGAAATCGTTGCGGTCGACGATACGGTGATCGGCGAGATCAACGAGTGCATCCAGTTCCCGCTGCCGATCTACGAATTCTTCATCGACTTTCCACGGTTTCTGATGAAGGAAGGCCGCGGCGCAGAATTCCTCGACATCCTGGCGCGGATCGGCGATCCCGGAATCAAGAAAATCCTCACTGCACAGCTGCAAAACCCGGCAATTTCCTATACCGACTATGTGCAGGCCTTGATGGGCAAGGTCCGGCTGGAGCAGGAGTACCGGCAACTGTTCAGCCACCACCAGCTGGATCTGTTGGCCTACCCGACGGTCAGTTGCAGTGCGCCGTTGCTGGCTGATTGCGCGGATGAAAGCCATTTCGAGCGGTTCGTGCGCAACACCGATCCGGCCAGCAACCTGGCAGCGCCGAGCATGACCGTACCGGTGGCGGCGAAGGGTTCGCTGCCGGTAGGCCTGTCGTTCGATGCATTGCCGGGGCAGGACGGATTTCTGTTGCAGGCAGTGAGTCGGTTGTCCCCCCTGCTGAACATCCGATGA
- the mtr gene encoding tryptophan permease translates to MRATPLASSTSTAVLERSPSVLGGAMIIGGTIVGAGMFSLPVVMSGLWFYGSVAVLVFAWFCTLHSGLMILEANLNYHEGASFSTITRDLLGRTWNRINGLSIVFVLYTLTYAYISASGSVIHHTVQSMGISLPPRIGGLGFTVLVAFIVWLSTSAVSRMTTVVFGAKILAFFLTFGGLLGHVQPATLFDLNSGTTHYWPYLLVTLPFCLTSFGFHGNVPSLMKHFGKDPQRIRACLLGGTLIALGLYLIWMLCSMGNIEREAFKGIAQRGGNIDVLISALGSRLDSANVDLLLTFFSNFAVACSFLGVTLGLFDYLADVLGFDDRPMGRLRTAAATFLPPMLCGFLWPEGFIHAIGFAGLAATLWAVITPALLARASRKRFGSPLYRVWGGTPMIGLVLFFGVICAVSHLLFTLDLLPVWR, encoded by the coding sequence ATGCGTGCCACGCCACTTGCTTCATCCACTTCCACCGCCGTACTCGAACGCTCGCCCTCGGTCCTCGGCGGCGCCATGATCATCGGCGGAACCATCGTCGGCGCCGGAATGTTTTCCCTGCCGGTGGTCATGTCCGGGCTATGGTTTTACGGTTCAGTCGCCGTGTTGGTGTTTGCCTGGTTCTGTACTTTGCATTCGGGCCTGATGATTCTCGAGGCCAACCTCAACTACCACGAAGGCGCGAGTTTCTCGACCATCACCCGTGATCTGCTGGGGCGCACGTGGAACCGGATCAACGGCCTGAGCATTGTTTTCGTGCTCTACACGCTGACCTACGCCTACATTTCCGCCAGCGGTTCAGTGATCCATCACACCGTCCAGTCCATGGGCATCTCGCTGCCACCGCGCATCGGCGGGCTGGGCTTCACCGTGCTGGTGGCGTTCATCGTCTGGCTCAGCACCTCGGCGGTGAGCCGGATGACCACCGTGGTATTCGGCGCGAAGATCCTTGCATTCTTTCTGACCTTCGGCGGCCTGCTCGGCCATGTACAACCGGCCACGCTGTTCGACCTGAACAGCGGCACCACCCACTACTGGCCCTACTTGCTGGTGACTCTGCCCTTCTGCCTGACTTCGTTCGGATTTCACGGCAACGTACCGAGCCTGATGAAGCATTTCGGCAAGGACCCGCAGCGAATCCGTGCGTGCCTGCTGGGCGGCACGCTGATCGCTCTGGGCCTGTATCTGATATGGATGCTGTGCAGCATGGGCAACATTGAGCGCGAAGCCTTCAAAGGCATCGCCCAGCGCGGCGGCAACATCGACGTGCTGATCAGCGCTCTGGGCTCACGTCTGGACAGTGCCAATGTCGACCTGCTGCTGACTTTCTTTTCCAACTTCGCCGTGGCCTGCTCGTTTCTCGGCGTAACCCTGGGCCTGTTCGACTATCTGGCTGACGTGCTCGGTTTCGATGATCGGCCCATGGGCCGCCTGCGAACCGCTGCCGCGACCTTCCTGCCACCGATGCTCTGCGGGTTTCTCTGGCCGGAAGGCTTCATTCACGCCATCGGTTTCGCCGGGCTGGCCGCCACGCTCTGGGCCGTCATCACCCCGGCATTGCTGGCCAGGGCCTCGCGCAAACGCTTTGGCAGCCCGCTCTATCGGGTCTGGGGCGGGACGCCAATGATCGGCCTGGTACTGTTTTTCGGAGTGATCTGCGCGGTTTCGCACCTGCTGTTCACCCTCGACCTGCTGCCGGTCTGGCGCTGA
- a CDS encoding glutamate/aspartate ABC transporter substrate-binding protein: MRIVPHILGAAIAAALISTPVFAAELTGTLKKINDSGTITLGHRDSSIPFSYIADASGKPVGYSHDIQIAIVEALKKDLNKPDLNVKYNLVTSQTRIPLVQNGTVDIECGSTTNNAERAQQVAFTTNIFEIGTRLLVKKDKDGNPSYKDFADLKGKNVVTTAGTTSERIIKAMNADKQMGMNIISAKDHGESFNMLESGRAVAFMMDDALLAGEEAKAKKPADWIITGTPQSFEAYACMVRKDDPAFKKAVDDAIVGLYKSGEINKIYDKWFTQPIPPKNLNLNFKMSEQVKKLIENPSDKPAPDVKI, encoded by the coding sequence ATGCGCATCGTTCCCCATATCCTGGGCGCAGCCATTGCTGCCGCTCTGATCAGCACACCAGTTTTCGCTGCCGAACTCACCGGCACCCTTAAGAAGATCAACGACTCGGGCACCATCACGCTCGGTCACCGTGACAGCTCCATCCCGTTCTCCTACATCGCCGATGCTTCGGGCAAACCCGTGGGCTACTCCCACGACATTCAAATCGCTATCGTCGAAGCCCTGAAAAAAGACCTGAACAAGCCTGACCTTAACGTCAAGTACAACCTGGTCACCTCGCAAACCCGTATCCCGCTGGTACAGAACGGCACCGTGGACATCGAGTGCGGCTCCACCACCAACAATGCCGAACGCGCCCAGCAAGTCGCCTTCACCACCAACATCTTCGAAATCGGCACCCGCCTGCTGGTCAAGAAAGACAAGGATGGCAACCCGTCCTACAAGGACTTTGCTGACCTGAAAGGTAAAAACGTCGTGACCACCGCCGGCACCACGTCCGAACGCATCATCAAAGCGATGAACGCCGACAAGCAGATGGGCATGAACATCATCTCCGCCAAAGACCACGGCGAATCCTTCAACATGCTGGAAAGCGGCCGCGCCGTTGCCTTCATGATGGACGACGCCCTGCTGGCCGGTGAAGAAGCCAAGGCCAAGAAGCCGGCCGACTGGATCATCACCGGTACGCCGCAGTCCTTCGAAGCCTACGCGTGCATGGTTCGCAAGGACGACCCGGCCTTCAAGAAGGCTGTCGATGACGCCATCGTCGGCCTGTACAAGTCTGGCGAGATCAACAAGATCTACGACAAGTGGTTCACCCAACCGATCCCGCCAAAAAACCTCAACCTGAATTTCAAGATGAGCGAGCAGGTCAAGAAACTGATCGAGAACCCGAGCGACAAGCCGGCGCCTGACGTAAAAATCTGA
- a CDS encoding amino acid ABC transporter permease codes for MNYNWDWGVFFKSTGVGSETYLDWFISGLGWTIAIAVVAWIIALLLGSLLGIMRTVPSRLVSGIATCYVELFRNVPLLVQLFIWYFLVPDLLPQNLQDWYKQDLNPTTSAYLSVVVCLGLFTAARVCEQVRTGIQALPRGQESAARAMGFKLPQIYWNVLLPQAYRIIIPPLTSEFLNVFKNSSVASLIGLMELLAQTKQTAEFSANLFEAFTLATLIYFTLNMSLMLLMRMVEKKVAVPGLISVGGK; via the coding sequence ATGAATTACAACTGGGACTGGGGCGTGTTCTTCAAGTCCACCGGCGTGGGCAGCGAGACTTATCTCGACTGGTTCATTTCCGGTCTGGGCTGGACCATCGCCATCGCCGTCGTGGCCTGGATCATCGCCCTGCTGCTCGGCTCGCTGCTGGGCATCATGCGCACCGTGCCGAGCCGCCTCGTATCGGGCATCGCGACCTGCTACGTGGAACTGTTTCGCAACGTGCCGCTGCTGGTTCAGCTGTTTATCTGGTACTTCCTGGTGCCCGACCTGCTGCCGCAAAACCTGCAGGACTGGTACAAACAGGATCTGAACCCGACCACTTCGGCCTACCTGAGCGTTGTCGTCTGCCTGGGCCTGTTCACCGCCGCCCGGGTCTGCGAACAGGTTCGCACCGGCATCCAGGCGCTGCCACGGGGCCAGGAATCCGCCGCCCGCGCCATGGGTTTCAAACTGCCGCAGATCTACTGGAACGTGCTGCTGCCCCAGGCCTACCGGATCATCATTCCGCCGCTTACCTCGGAATTCCTGAACGTGTTCAAGAACTCCTCCGTGGCGTCCCTGATCGGTCTGATGGAGCTGCTGGCGCAAACCAAACAGACCGCCGAATTCTCGGCCAACCTGTTTGAAGCCTTCACCCTGGCGACCCTGATCTATTTCACCCTCAACATGAGCCTGATGCTGCTGATGCGCATGGTCGAGAAGAAAGTCGCCGTGCCCGGCCTGATCTCCGTGGGGGGTAAATAA
- a CDS encoding amino acid ABC transporter permease: protein MEFDFSGIVPAIPGLWNGMLMTLKLMALGVVGGIILGTILALMRLSHSKLLSSIAGAYVNYFRSIPLLLVITWFYLAVPFVLRWITGEDTPIGAFTSCIVAFMMFEAAYFCEIVRAGVQSIPKGQMGAAQALGMTYGQMMRLIILPQAFRKMTPLLLQQSIILFQDTSLVYTVGLVDFLNASRASGDIIGRSNEFLIFAGLMYFIISFAASQLVKRLQKRFAV from the coding sequence ATGGAATTCGATTTCAGTGGCATCGTTCCGGCCATTCCCGGCCTGTGGAACGGCATGCTGATGACCCTCAAGCTGATGGCGCTGGGCGTGGTCGGCGGGATCATCCTCGGCACCATCCTCGCGCTGATGCGCCTGTCCCACAGCAAACTGCTGTCGAGCATCGCCGGCGCGTACGTCAACTATTTCCGTTCGATCCCGCTGCTGCTGGTGATCACCTGGTTCTACCTGGCGGTGCCGTTCGTGCTGCGCTGGATCACCGGCGAAGACACCCCGATCGGCGCGTTCACCTCGTGCATCGTGGCGTTCATGATGTTCGAAGCGGCCTACTTCTGCGAAATCGTCCGGGCCGGCGTGCAGTCGATCCCGAAAGGCCAGATGGGCGCGGCGCAGGCCCTGGGCATGACCTACGGCCAGATGATGCGCCTGATCATCCTGCCCCAGGCGTTCCGCAAGATGACCCCGCTGCTGCTGCAGCAGAGCATCATCCTGTTTCAGGACACCTCGCTGGTCTACACCGTGGGCCTGGTGGACTTCCTCAACGCTTCACGCGCCAGTGGCGACATCATTGGCCGTTCGAATGAGTTCCTGATCTTCGCAGGTCTCATGTACTTCATCATCAGCTTTGCCGCCTCGCAGCTGGTCAAGCGTCTGCAAAAAAGGTTCGCCGTATGA
- a CDS encoding amino acid ABC transporter ATP-binding protein: MISIKNINKWYGDFQVLTDCSTEVKKGEVIVVCGPSGSGKSTLIKCVNALEPFQKGDIVVDGTSIADPKTNLPKLRSRVGMVFQHFELFPHLTITENLTIAQIKVLGRSKEEATKKGLQLLERVGLSAHAHKHPGQLSGGQQQRVAIARALAMDPIVMLFDEPTSALDPEMVNEVLDVMVQLAHEGMTMMCVTHEMGFARKVADRVIFMDAGKIIEDCKKEEFFGDIKQRSERAQHFLEKILQH, translated from the coding sequence ATGATCTCTATCAAGAACATCAACAAGTGGTATGGGGACTTCCAGGTGCTGACCGATTGCAGCACCGAGGTCAAAAAGGGTGAAGTGATCGTGGTCTGCGGTCCGTCCGGTTCGGGCAAGTCGACCCTGATCAAGTGCGTCAACGCACTGGAGCCGTTCCAGAAAGGCGACATCGTGGTCGACGGCACATCGATTGCCGATCCGAAGACCAACCTGCCGAAACTGCGCTCGCGCGTGGGCATGGTGTTCCAGCATTTCGAACTGTTCCCGCACCTGACCATCACCGAAAACCTGACCATCGCGCAGATCAAGGTGCTGGGCCGCAGCAAGGAAGAAGCAACCAAGAAAGGCCTGCAACTGCTCGAGCGCGTCGGCCTGTCGGCTCACGCCCACAAGCACCCCGGCCAATTGTCCGGCGGTCAGCAACAGCGTGTGGCGATCGCCCGTGCGCTGGCAATGGACCCGATCGTCATGCTGTTCGACGAACCGACTTCGGCGCTGGACCCGGAAATGGTCAACGAAGTGCTCGACGTGATGGTGCAGCTGGCCCACGAAGGCATGACCATGATGTGCGTGACCCACGAAATGGGCTTCGCCCGTAAAGTGGCCGACCGCGTGATCTTCATGGACGCCGGCAAGATCATCGAAGACTGCAAGAAAGAAGAGTTCTTCGGCGACATCAAACAACGCTCCGAACGCGCGCAGCATTTCCTCGAGAAAATCCTGCAGCACTAA
- a CDS encoding sensor histidine kinase — protein MKCDPTLYRATPPSLAVKPRLIRHLFLPPLVIALMIGLGYIGFWTSEHFGIRSLGENGQRQLELHARAVESEISKYTYLPSLLELESSVAQLLDDPTPDHRQTVNDYLEGLNRRSRSRAIYVMDTTGRVMATSNWRDVDSYLGEDLSFRAYFQNAVRGQPGRFYGIGSTNGEPGYYLAHGLEEHGKIIGVAVVKVRLEALEERWQRARLEAFVSDENGIIILSSDPARRLKSVIPLSDETKEKLARSLQYYWFPLNELQPLARETLSEGVEKLTFPANSEVPSQQDGDEENISYLAQTRPLSDTPWNFTLLTPLQDLRREAINQGILVAVAFALVAFLLIAWNERRKVIATRLAAREALQEANNQLERRITERTADLRASNERLKSQIRERRQAEETLRRAQDELVQAGKLAAIGQMSTSIAHELNQPLAAMRTLSGNTIRFLERGQLDVASTNLKTINDLIDRMGRITASLRSFARRGDDKGRASLGKAVDAALQVLGARVESASLQLHRQFDDVQVQIDQTRLEQILVNLIGNALDAMQAQPLPELWLEGEEFNGKYRLRVRDNGHGIDAEARKHLFEPFFTTKPGEQGLGLGLTLSASLAAATGGHLGVEHPASGGTTFVLSLPLVSPTPAEPI, from the coding sequence ATGAAATGCGACCCCACCCTCTATCGCGCCACGCCGCCATCACTTGCCGTGAAACCCCGTCTGATCCGCCACCTGTTCCTGCCGCCGCTGGTCATCGCCCTGATGATCGGACTGGGTTACATCGGCTTCTGGACCAGCGAACATTTCGGTATCCGCAGCCTCGGCGAAAACGGCCAGCGCCAGCTGGAACTGCACGCTCGCGCGGTCGAAAGCGAGATCAGCAAATACACCTACCTGCCCAGCCTGCTGGAGCTCGAGTCGAGCGTTGCGCAGTTGCTGGACGACCCGACCCCGGACCACCGGCAAACGGTCAACGATTACCTTGAAGGCCTGAACCGGCGCAGCCGCAGTCGGGCCATCTACGTCATGGACACCACCGGCCGTGTCATGGCCACCAGCAACTGGCGCGACGTCGACAGCTACCTCGGTGAAGACCTGTCGTTCCGCGCTTACTTCCAGAACGCAGTACGCGGCCAGCCCGGACGTTTTTACGGGATCGGCAGCACCAACGGCGAGCCCGGTTATTACCTGGCCCACGGCCTTGAAGAACACGGCAAGATCATCGGCGTCGCGGTGGTCAAGGTGCGTCTGGAAGCCTTGGAGGAACGCTGGCAGCGGGCGCGCCTTGAAGCGTTCGTCAGCGACGAAAACGGCATCATCATTCTGTCCAGCGATCCGGCCCGGCGCCTGAAATCGGTCATACCGCTGAGCGACGAGACCAAGGAAAAACTCGCCCGCAGCCTGCAGTACTACTGGTTCCCGTTGAACGAGCTGCAACCGCTGGCCCGGGAAACCCTGTCCGAAGGCGTGGAGAAACTCACTTTCCCGGCCAACAGCGAGGTGCCGAGCCAGCAGGATGGCGATGAAGAAAACATCAGCTACCTCGCACAAACCCGGCCGCTGAGCGATACCCCGTGGAATTTCACCCTGCTCACCCCGTTACAGGACCTGCGGCGCGAGGCGATCAATCAGGGGATTCTGGTGGCCGTGGCGTTTGCCCTGGTGGCGTTCCTGCTGATCGCCTGGAACGAGCGGCGCAAGGTCATCGCCACCCGCCTCGCCGCCCGCGAAGCCTTGCAGGAAGCCAACAATCAGCTGGAGCGTCGGATTACCGAACGCACCGCCGACCTGCGCGCCAGCAACGAACGGCTCAAGAGCCAGATCCGCGAACGGCGTCAGGCCGAAGAGACTTTGCGCCGCGCCCAGGACGAACTGGTGCAGGCCGGCAAACTCGCGGCCATCGGCCAGATGTCCACCAGCATCGCCCACGAACTGAACCAGCCGCTGGCGGCGATGCGCACGCTGTCGGGCAACACCATTCGCTTCCTTGAGCGCGGCCAGCTCGATGTCGCCAGCACCAACCTCAAAACCATCAACGACCTGATCGACCGCATGGGTCGGATCACCGCCAGCCTGCGTTCCTTCGCCCGGCGCGGCGACGACAAGGGCCGCGCCAGCCTCGGCAAAGCGGTGGATGCCGCACTGCAAGTGCTCGGCGCCCGCGTCGAAAGTGCATCCCTGCAACTGCATCGCCAGTTCGACGATGTGCAGGTGCAGATCGACCAGACCCGCCTGGAACAGATTCTGGTCAACCTGATCGGCAACGCCCTCGACGCCATGCAGGCGCAACCGCTGCCGGAACTGTGGCTGGAAGGTGAAGAATTCAACGGCAAATATCGCCTGCGAGTGCGCGACAACGGCCACGGCATCGACGCCGAAGCGCGCAAGCACCTGTTCGAACCGTTCTTCACCACCAAACCCGGCGAACAGGGCCTGGGCCTCGGCCTGACCCTGTCGGCCAGCCTCGCCGCCGCCACCGGCGGGCATCTGGGTGTCGAGCACCCGGCCAGCGGTGGTACCACTTTCGTCCTCAGTTTACCGTTGGTAAGCCCTACTCCTGCCGAGCCAATATGA
- a CDS encoding sigma-54-dependent transcriptional regulator, with product MLGCQQALTLEDIPCIGVGSAEEALEQVGDNFAGIVISDIRLPGIDGLELLTRLKQRDRSLPVVLITGHGDISMAVGAMQKGAYDFMEKPFSPERLVDVARRALEQRSLNREVSSLRRQLAERDSLEGRIIGRSPAMQNLRELIANVADTSANVLIEGETGTGKELVARCLHDFSRRHTKQFVALNCGGLPENLFESEIFGHEANAFTGAGKRRIGKIEHADGGTLFLDEVESMPLPLQIKLLRVLQERTLERLGSNQSVAVDCRVIAATKSDLDESSKAGAFRSDLYYRLNVVTLELPPLRERREDILQLFEHFTQQSALRFDRALPELDNQTLSSLMSHDWPGNVRELRNVAERFALGLPAFKKTGAGSAGQGLAFAEAVEAFERNLLSDALQRSGGNLTQASLELGMAKTTLFDKVKKYGLSH from the coding sequence CTGCTCGGCTGCCAGCAGGCGCTGACCCTCGAAGACATCCCCTGCATCGGCGTCGGCAGTGCCGAAGAAGCGCTGGAGCAGGTCGGCGACAACTTCGCCGGGATCGTCATCAGCGACATTCGCCTGCCGGGCATCGACGGCCTGGAACTGCTGACCCGGCTCAAGCAACGCGACCGCAGCCTGCCGGTAGTGCTGATCACCGGCCACGGCGACATCTCCATGGCCGTCGGCGCGATGCAGAAAGGCGCCTACGACTTCATGGAAAAACCGTTCTCCCCCGAGCGTCTGGTCGATGTGGCCCGCCGTGCGCTGGAGCAGCGCAGCCTGAATCGCGAAGTCTCGTCCCTGCGCCGGCAACTGGCCGAACGCGATTCCCTTGAAGGGCGGATCATCGGGCGTTCGCCGGCCATGCAGAACCTGCGCGAACTGATCGCCAACGTCGCCGACACCTCGGCCAACGTATTGATCGAAGGCGAAACCGGCACCGGCAAGGAACTGGTCGCCCGCTGCCTGCATGACTTCAGTCGTCGCCACACCAAGCAATTTGTCGCGCTGAACTGCGGCGGCCTGCCGGAAAACCTGTTCGAAAGCGAAATCTTCGGTCACGAGGCCAACGCCTTCACCGGCGCCGGCAAACGGCGGATCGGCAAGATCGAACACGCCGACGGCGGCACGCTGTTCCTCGACGAAGTGGAAAGCATGCCGCTGCCGTTGCAGATCAAACTGCTGCGGGTGTTGCAGGAGCGCACCCTCGAACGCCTCGGCTCGAACCAGAGCGTGGCGGTGGATTGCCGGGTGATCGCAGCCACCAAGTCCGATCTCGACGAATCGAGCAAGGCCGGGGCATTTCGCAGCGACTTGTACTACCGCCTCAACGTGGTGACGCTGGAACTGCCACCCCTGCGCGAGCGCCGCGAAGACATCCTGCAGCTGTTCGAACACTTCACCCAGCAATCGGCCCTGCGCTTCGACCGGGCGCTGCCGGAGCTGGACAACCAGACGTTGTCGAGCCTGATGAGCCACGACTGGCCGGGCAACGTGCGCGAACTGCGCAACGTCGCCGAGCGTTTTGCCCTCGGCTTGCCGGCGTTCAAGAAAACCGGCGCGGGCAGCGCAGGTCAGGGCCTGGCTTTCGCCGAAGCGGTGGAAGCGTTCGAGCGCAACCTGCTCAGCGACGCCCTGCAACGCAGCGGCGGCAACCTGACCCAGGCCAGCCTGGAACTGGGGATGGCCAAGACCACGCTGTTCGACAAAGTGAAGAAATACGGCTTGAGCCATTAA
- a CDS encoding GlpM family protein, whose amino-acid sequence MFKAMLGAAVVVILAMLAKTKNYYIAGLVPLFPTFALIAHYIVGKGRSIDDLKTTIVFGMWSIIPYFVYLATLYVMVDRMRLEASLAVAAVAWLMAATVLVSVWVRLHA is encoded by the coding sequence ATTTTCAAGGCAATGCTCGGTGCGGCCGTGGTGGTAATCCTCGCCATGCTGGCCAAGACCAAGAACTACTACATCGCAGGGCTGGTGCCGCTGTTCCCGACCTTCGCCCTGATTGCCCATTACATCGTCGGCAAGGGCCGTTCGATCGACGACCTGAAGACCACCATCGTGTTCGGCATGTGGTCGATCATTCCGTACTTCGTGTATCTGGCGACCTTGTACGTGATGGTCGACCGCATGCGTCTCGAAGCGTCGCTGGCGGTGGCGGCGGTGGCGTGGCTGATGGCGGCGACGGTGCTGGTGTCGGTGTGGGTGCGGCTGCACGCCTGA
- a CDS encoding alpha/beta fold hydrolase: protein MFKGFFAIAALLAAVFFVPASYAASRCDVNVPTERVDLQQVSLAYQSIGRASDPALLLVMGLGGQLIHWPDEVVVALCQQGFRVIRYDNRDVGLSTWRQAPADANLTFEVLRYKLGLPVAAPYSLTDMADDALGLMDALHVEQFHVLGASMGGMIAQHMAAMAPQRVESLTLIMTSSGAEGLPAPSAALVQLLSRRGAPNRQIALEQQADLLAALGSPTVTDDRQMLLHQAALSYDRAFNPEGVKRQIMAILAEPSRVALLNQLRVPTLVVHGTADPLLPVMHGVHLAAHIRGSQLRLIPGLAHRFQEAFKEPLLAAVLPYLREHREDTSHWAQIEPVAEHNLL from the coding sequence ATGTTCAAGGGATTTTTTGCAATCGCGGCGTTGTTGGCCGCGGTTTTTTTCGTTCCGGCGTCCTACGCGGCGTCGCGTTGCGACGTCAATGTACCGACCGAACGGGTCGATCTGCAGCAGGTGAGTCTGGCGTACCAGAGCATCGGTCGTGCGTCGGATCCGGCGTTGCTGCTGGTGATGGGACTGGGCGGGCAGTTGATCCACTGGCCGGATGAAGTGGTGGTTGCGCTGTGTCAGCAGGGGTTCCGGGTGATCCGCTATGACAACCGCGATGTCGGTCTTTCGACATGGCGCCAGGCGCCGGCCGACGCCAATCTGACCTTTGAAGTGCTGCGCTACAAACTCGGCCTGCCGGTGGCGGCGCCTTACAGCCTGACCGACATGGCCGACGATGCGCTGGGCCTGATGGACGCGCTGCACGTCGAGCAATTCCACGTGCTCGGCGCGAGCATGGGCGGGATGATCGCTCAGCACATGGCGGCGATGGCACCGCAACGGGTCGAGAGCCTGACGCTGATCATGACCAGCTCCGGTGCCGAAGGGTTGCCGGCGCCGAGCGCGGCGTTGGTGCAGTTGTTGTCACGGCGCGGTGCTCCCAATCGCCAGATCGCCTTGGAGCAACAGGCGGATCTGCTGGCGGCGCTGGGCAGTCCGACGGTCACTGATGATCGCCAGATGTTGCTGCATCAGGCGGCGCTGTCCTATGACCGGGCGTTCAATCCCGAAGGCGTGAAGCGCCAAATCATGGCAATCCTCGCCGAACCGAGCCGGGTGGCGTTGCTCAATCAACTGCGCGTCCCGACCCTGGTGGTGCATGGCACGGCCGATCCGTTGCTGCCGGTGATGCACGGCGTGCACCTGGCGGCGCACATTCGTGGCAGTCAGTTGCGACTGATTCCGGGGCTGGCGCACCGTTTTCAGGAAGCGTTCAAGGAGCCGTTGCTGGCGGCAGTGTTGCCGTATTTGCGCGAGCATCGCGAAGACACGTCGCACTGGGCGCAGATCGAACCGGTGGCAGAGCACAACCTGCTCTGA